The sequence GCATGGATGTCGAGTACAGCGCCGAAGGGAACTTTACGAGCGACGTGCTCGACGCAGGGAATGCTTCGCGCTGGGGGAGCATATCGTATAAGGCGAAAGTCCCGTCATCGACGGAGATGATCGTCGAGACACGCAGCGGGAACTGCCTCTTGCCCGATGCGACATGGAGTCCGTTCAGGAAGGCCGCCCCCAGGATAGAGAGCCCGGACGGGCGTTTCATCCAATTCCGGATAGTGATGAAGAGCGCGGATGCGAAGCGCACGCCGGAACTCGAATCGTTCATGCTGTCGTATGTACAGAAGAATTCCGCCCCCGAGGTGAGGAGCGTGGCGCTCATCACCGCATATCAGCAGGGTGCATCAAAGGATGCGCCGAAGAAACCGCTGCTTTCCCAACACCAGGCAATGGTCACTTGGAGCGCGCATGATGCGAACGAGGATGCCATGCGCTATGATGTGTTCTACCGCCGGGATGGGGAGAAGTCGTTCAAGCTCCTTAAGGATGACCTTGCTGAGACATCGTATGTGTTCGATGCGAACAAGATGCCTTCAGGCGTGTACTATTTCAAGGTGACGGCGACCGATCGCATGAACAATGATGAGCGTTCCACCCTGAGCGGTTACTCGCTGTCATCGCCCGCTGCCATTGACAGACTCCCGCCGACGGTACGGGATCTTGTGTATGTCGCGGTGAATGGCCGCCGACGGGTGTCGTTCAAGGCGTCCGATACGCTCTCGACCATCATGAGCGTACGCATCGCTCTCGACGGCGGGGAGTGGCGGTACATCGACCCCAAGGACGGTCTTTGCGACAGCAGCGTTGAGGAGTACGAGGTCGATACCCCGCTCGATACGGACTCGTTCTCAGTAGAGGCGACGGATTCGGAAGGGAATGCTGCGTATCAGGCGTTCGTGTTGCGGTAAGGGAATACCCCGCCGCAGCCTCTGTGCTTTCTCAGCCTTTTTTCCGTGGCTTCTCTTTTTCTTTATGTGAGAATTTGGATGGGGTGCCCTGAAAACGTTGACAAAGGGCCAGACGGCGTGTACTATACTCTCAGGTGCGGGATTACACATGGCGGGCGGAGAACTTTTACGAGTTCTGCGCGTCAAACCGTGCGTATGAGCGATCGATCAGCGGTACAAGGAAGCAGGAGGAATATATGATACGATGTTCATTCATTATCGCGGCAGTCGCTGCGGCGATGCTCTCAGCGGCCGACCCTATTGCGACACTGACCGCGCGAACGGGCGCAGTGTATGTCATCCTTGAGGATGATGCAGGGAAGGAGCGTTCACGTTCCGAGGCGCGCCCGGGGGCGGTGTTCAACGGCGGAGAGAAGCTCGCCACCGCGAAGGGCGCAAAGGCATCGCTTTCTTTCATCGACGGTACCGTAGTCGATGTTGCCGAGAATTCAGAGCTTATGATAACACCGACGGACGAATGGTCCGATAAGAACAAGAACACGATAGCGCTCCTGTTCGGCTATCTCGTTGCCAAGGTACAGAAGATAACCGGCGATGATTCGGTGAAATTCCAGGTGACGACACCGTCGGCCATCGCCTCCGTGCGCGGCACGGTGTTCGGCGTCGGCGTCGGGGATGACGGATCGAGCCTCATCGGTGTGGAGGAAGGCGTCGTCGATGTGCTCGGCGATGTGGGCGGCAAGAATACGGTCTCCCTCGCGCAGAACGAAGGGGTGGAGACGGGTCTTGCCGGCGGACCCATGCAGAAGAAACGCGAGTTCATGCTGAAGAATTTCGAGTACGGGAAATGGAACGACCAGCTCAAGGAAGCGTTCGCGAAGAACCCCGAAATGGCCATGAAGGCGATAGACAAACGTTTTGAGACAGCGATGAAGATGATGGTCTTGAACGAAGAGGGGACGAAGCAGGTCCTCAAGAAAATGCATGAGGTCGCCCAGGCGCGTGAGCATGCGGAACGGGCGAACAATCGCGAGCTCGTGAGGAAGCTTTCCGAATCCGAGGAAAAACTGTTCGATGCGCTGTTCATGCAGAAGATGCAGGAGAAGGCGCTGACGGGGGCGTTCATCAGCTATCGCGGCATATATATGAAGATATTCGAAGGTGCGAAAGGCAGCCCCGAGATGATGCAGAAAATCGGCCCGGCGATGAGATCAATGCGCGAGATAGATATGAAGGTGCATGAGCGTAAGCAGGAGATGAAGCGTATCGTCGAAGGGGACAGGGATTTCATGCAGGCGCGCATGAAAGCGAACAATATCGATCCGATGCGCGTACGCGGCCGCATGGAACAGAAGATGCGGGAAGCGCAGGAGAAGGGTGCCGTCGACCGTGAACGGCTCGAGCGCGAGCGGCGGGAGCGAATGGAGCGCGAGAAGGATGCCCCGAAACCGCCGGACAGGAAGCCGCCGCGATAAGGAACGGAACTGGAATAAAGCGTATGCCGAAGTCGGTATGCGCTTTTATTTTTTTACAACGGGCGCAGCGCGGCTTATAGCATCAAGCCCTTCGGGTTCGGGGAGCACATACCGCACTTTTTTGATCTCCCCCGACGGCGTTCGGATGGCGCGGACCGTGCGCCGTGCGATGACCGAATGCTCGATGAAGACATCATCATCGATGATGGAGCCGAAGAGATAACTTGTTCCCTTGATGGTCACGTTCGAACCGATGCGTGTCGGGTACTCATCGCTCCCGGTGATATTGACCGAACTTTCGATGCGGGTGTTCGCGCCCACGGATATGTTCCCCTTGATGATGTCCCCCCAGAGTATCTCCGCATTATCCCCGATGGTCAATGTCTGCTCGGGATAGCAGGAGAGATGTGCGTTCGCCCACACGGTGACGTTCCTGCCGAATACGACGTTCCCTTCTACGAAGACGTTCTTTTTCAGCGTGAGACCGTAATTGACCGTGACGCCCGCGCCCAGATGCACGCCCTTGCCGATGACGATATCGAGCGGAATACCCTTGCCGTCGAGCGCGATAATAGCATCGATAACATCATCCGCTGTGAAGAAATCATCCTCATCCGATATGGTGACGATGTCTTTCAGCCGCTCGTAGACGCGATTTCTCGCTATGCCGTCCATTTCCTTGAGAACACTTTTATTGTTGAACCCGAGCACCACCGAGCTGTCCTTCGGTGAGGCGGCACCTACGGTACGCCCGTGCCGATTGAACAGAGCGATGAGGTCGGTGATATAAAGCTCTTTCTGCGCATTGTCGCTCGAAAGTTCGTTGATATGTTCTGCCAGGTGTTCCATGCGGAACACGTACACGCCGGCATTGAATTCGCGTGCGGCAAGGAGCTCATCCTTCGTGTAGGTGAACGACTCCCCTTTGAACGTAACGCGGTAGTCCGCACTGAGGGCCGTGATGTCCTTGTATTCCTTTATCTCGATGACGGCGCCGGGAAATCGCGTCGCCTTCCCGTCCGCTGTCCTTTCTTTCGTTCGCACGATGCGTCCATAGTGGTTCAATGCCGCCGGTCCGTCATACATGCCGGTAAGCACCATCATATCGTTCCCGGAAGCCGTGAACGCCTTCTGGAAATCGCGCAGCGCATCCGCATTGACAAGGCCCATGTCGCCGGGGAGCACATAGCAGTATTTCATCCCGTCAGTATCGGCCGCGGAAAGCCCGACGCGTACCGCATCGCCCGTGCCGCGCTGTTCGCGCTGGAACGCGAAACGCGTTGCGGGGCGCTTGCCCACCGCGCTCGCGACATCCTCGGCCTTCACGCCGACGACGATGACCGTGTTCGCGCCCGGGAGCCCCGATGCGGCGGCGCGATACACGCGTTCGACCGTACTTAAGCCCCATATCTCATGGAGCATCTTCGAGCGTTCGCTCTTGATGCGCTTGCCGTGACCGGCGGCGAGAATGATGATGCAGTTCTCCGCCCCCGGCATGAAATTCGAGTTGAGCGATGCGAGCCGTTCTTCAATGCTCATCGGTTGTTCCTTTCTCCGCCGGCGTGTCGTCACGGAGTATCTTCTTGAATGCGAATACCATACGTTCGAATATCTCATCGACCTTTCTGTTCGCGCGGTCGCTTTTTACCTTGAAATAGTAGGGGAGCGCAACGAGCGGCTGCCGTTCTGTGTAGAAGTAGAAATCTCCTATCTTTTCTATACCGGCCTGATAGTGAGCGGTGACATAGCATCGGTATGCTGCCTGTATCTTTCCCTGATTATAGAGCTCATTGCCCTTGCGCACGAGCGCGGCTTTTGTTGCTTCATCGATGTCCGCCATGATGCTGCATTTTATGCGATGGACGGTGCTTGTCAACAAGGGCTCGGGGATATGCATTGCATTTTTCCCATACTTATGTAAACTCGATGGAATATGGCAATACTGCTCACCAACGACGACGGCATCGATGCGCCGGGAATACGAGCGCTTACGGATGCGCTTTCCGATATCGATACGGTCTACGTCGTCGCGCCGCATGTGGAGCGTTCCGGCTGCTCGCATTCGGTGCTTATCGGGAGGACATTCGGCCTTACCGATCGCGGGAACAACCGCTATGCCCTTGAGAGCACGCCTGCCGACTGCGTACGCGCCGCGCTCTCGGGGCTTATCACCGGAGACACGATAGATCTTGTGGTGTCGGGTATCAATCGCGGGTTGAACGCGGGGTACGATGTCCATTATTCCGGCACGGTCGCCGCGGTGCGCGAGGCGCTCATCGAGGGTGTGAGCGGCATCGCCTTCTCGCTCGATAATTATCTTCCCACGGCGGTATTCGATGAAGCCGCACGCATCGCACGGTCCATCGTGGTTCGCATGCGCGGAGAGAACGCGGTCGATGCGCCGTTCTGTCTGAACGTCAATATTCCGGACGTCCCTTTGGACAGGGTGAGCGGTGTACGGGTGACGACGCTCGCTCACCGCACATACGAGGATTCGCTCTCAGCGGTATCCGTAGATGGTCCGCGCCGTATCGTCGAATTCCGCGGGGAGATACCCGACGGCGACCGGTCCATCGATACCGATTTCGGTGCGGTGAAGGCAGGCTATGTCTCTGTAACGCCGCTGTCGCTTCGGTATGCGGCACCCGCTGCAGGGATAGCGGCGGTGTTCAACGATCTTATTTTCCGGGGTGTATCATGATAGCACGGGAACAGTGGAACGCTATCCTTGCCGAGGGCATTAAGCTCCTTCGGGAAGAGGATTTTACCGCGGCAACGGAGAAGCTTGAAACGATAGTGAAGAACGATCCGTCGAACGCGGAAGCGGCGTATTACCTTGCCATATCATACGCGAATGAGAAGGAGTACGACAAGGCGATACCGCTCTTCGAACGCATCATGCCGCTCCTCACCGAGCCGGTACGCGTGCTGCAGGCGCATTTTCTCCTCGGGTATATCTACGCGGTACGTGACATGTTCGAGCTTGCCGAACTTGAGCTCAAAGAGGTCATTTCGCTCGGTATCATCAATGCGCAGGTGTACGCCTCGCTCGGCTATGTCTACCACAAACGCAAAGAATACGCGCTTGCGGTGGAAACGCTCAAGAAGGCGCTTGCGATAGACCCGGTCAACGGCAATGCCCACAACTCATTGGGGTTCATCATGGCGGAAGCAGGGGATGATATCGACGAAGCGATAAAACATATCCGCGATGCGCTCGATGTGAGCCCGGAGAACCCCGCATACTTCGACAGTCTGGGCTGGGCATATCATAAGAAGGGCGATATCGTCAATGCACGGCGCTACCTTATGAAGGCGTTCCAGCTTGCCCCCTACCATGAGGAGATAAAGGAGCATCTGCGCATTGTCAGGCAGGTGACGTTCTAGTCTTTGACGCGTTTCGGCATGAACGCCTGTATCAGGATAAGCACCCCGAGGCCGATAAGCACCGCCGGTACGGCGATATGCGAACGGGCGATGAAGAACCCATAGCAGGCGCCTGCGATGCCGATAAGGATGAGCGCGGGGATGAATGTCTTTTCGCGCGTAAAGAACGACATGACGAGCAGGCCGACACCGGGTGCGGCGATATATATCGGCCATGTCCACGCGGCATTCGTCCATGATGTGAAATTGAGCCAGAGGAAATACGCTGCGAGGACGGTGAGGATCGTTGCCGGCATGAGTATGCCGCGGCTCCCCTCCACGGTAAAAGCGATGATGGAGAACCATATCGCCAGCGCGAGTATGAAGAGCGGCCAAAGCCTGGCGACGGGGATCCCTGCGGTATTGCCCGCAAGAATGACGCCGCCGATGACCACGAAAACAATGCCGAGGAATACCACACCTGTCCGCTGTTTCATGTCAGCTCCTTTTTGCCCGATAACGCACCGGGCGTCTTCGCTCGAGTATCGCCGAATAGATGATGCCCTCGCGAATTGCCGCGGGCGAAAGATCGATGCGGTGCGGGCGGTCTCTGCGCACACCCGTATCGGACGATGCGGCGATATGATGCAGTTTCAGGGAGTATTGCTCGGCCTCAGCCTGCTTCTTTCTCAGCTCGACTATCTTTTTATCCCAGATGTTCTCTTCATGCTGCGACGGCTTTTCAAAGTCGTTCTTTGCGGCGACCGCCTCGTCGTCTTCGGCGGTCTCTTCCGCGGGGGCGCTTTCTTCGACCGGCGCCGAGAATACTCTGCGTAATTGCTCTTCGGCATCGACGTCATCGGGGAATTCATTCCCGCTTCCCTCGCCGCGCTTGCGCCGCGCGTTCATGACGCCCGATATTATCACGAAGGCGATGACGATGACGGTTATTATCGCTTCCACGCATTACTCCAAAAAAAAGAGGCGGAATTGATCCGCCTCTTCATTCCTATCGATCGGTATGCTACCAGTCGTCGCTCGGATCATCCGCATCGCGGAAGTTCTCGAGGTACAGGTCGGTTTCCGCTACGATATCGTCGAAATATACGTAGTATTTTCCGTGAGTGAAGAGCGGGTCGCATTCGATGCGAAGCCCGCGGAGATGTATGCCGCGCTCCGTAGATGAATGATATTCATCCTGCGGGAGGAACGGCGATATCTGCGCGGTCACCTGCTTCCATCCGGTGAAGTTGAGCTTCTCATTGCCGAGCATGTTCACCTGGCCGTAAAAGTCGGAGATGACGAAATAGAGCCGATGCTCATAATTCCGTCCGGCGACCCATACCGAAAGCTGCTTCGTTATGCCGGGGATCTTTATCGGGCGCGGGGGTACGGCGCTGAACCAATTGTACCCCGTGCGGAAATATTCCACCTTGAGGCCGACGATGAATCGGTTGGCATCCTCTCCCTTCGAGCGGACATCCGCCGGACCGCCTTCTTTTCGAAGGAGGCTTATGATGCCCTGGTCGCGCGGCATCGCGGCTTCCCATGCGGTAGCCATTTCGAAATTCTCAACGACATAATTGGTCACGTTCTCGACGTTCGTTACGCCGCCGGAAGGCGACGATTTGGGGGCGGTTGCCGCGCCCTGCGCGAACGCCATCGTTGCGAGCGCTGCTATCACTGCGATTACTGTAAGCGTGCGTTTCATATTCATCTCCTTAACCCGTCTCGCTTATTTCCCACCGGTTCCGCCGGTGGTCTTGCCCTCAGGGGCGCCATCGCGCGAGCGTACCGAGTACTGTTCAGCACCGGCGCCGCCGAGTTCCTTGGCGAGCGTTTGTTCGAGGCTGTCGCCGTCATACTGCTCACGGAAGATATCGGTGACCGCTTTGAAATAATCGAGGAAGACGTGGAAGCGGTCCTTGCGTTCGTTCGGCGTGGACCAGAGACGGAAGCGGAGGAACTTAAGGCCTTTCACGCGGGGGACATACGGCTCGTCCTGCGGTATCGCCGTCGGGATGGTCACCGTGAGGTTGCGCCAGCCGACATAGTGGAGATTGCCCATCGGGAGCGCATGCACGTAGCCGATGTAGTCCTCGATATGCATTTCCATATTGTACATGAAGTTACCGCCCCACACCCACACGTCAAGCGATTTGACGCGGCCGGGGATGCGTTTCTGTACTTTCGGGGTGATGTCGAAATAGTTGTAACCGCGGCGGAACCATGAGACCGTTACGCCGAGACTGTTCGTCGAGTCGTCCCCGAGAACGCCCATGCCGACAGGGCGTGTCGGGTAGAGCTTCATGTCCGGGAGGGTGAGCTCGGTGTTGTTCTCGTTGGTGATCTTGCCGTTGATGAGGAATTTGCTCCCCGTTATCGGCAGCCATTCGTCGGCCGTCTCAAAGTTGTACATGATCCGGCTCTCAACGTACACCGGTTTTGTCACCTGCTGCGCCGTAAGCGCGGACGCGATGACGCACAGCGACAGAAGCGCTCGTACCGTGATCTTCAT comes from Spirochaetota bacterium and encodes:
- a CDS encoding FecR family protein gives rise to the protein MIRCSFIIAAVAAAMLSAADPIATLTARTGAVYVILEDDAGKERSRSEARPGAVFNGGEKLATAKGAKASLSFIDGTVVDVAENSELMITPTDEWSDKNKNTIALLFGYLVAKVQKITGDDSVKFQVTTPSAIASVRGTVFGVGVGDDGSSLIGVEEGVVDVLGDVGGKNTVSLAQNEGVETGLAGGPMQKKREFMLKNFEYGKWNDQLKEAFAKNPEMAMKAIDKRFETAMKMMVLNEEGTKQVLKKMHEVAQAREHAERANNRELVRKLSESEEKLFDALFMQKMQEKALTGAFISYRGIYMKIFEGAKGSPEMMQKIGPAMRSMREIDMKVHERKQEMKRIVEGDRDFMQARMKANNIDPMRVRGRMEQKMREAQEKGAVDRERLERERRERMEREKDAPKPPDRKPPR
- a CDS encoding NTP transferase domain-containing protein produces the protein MSIEERLASLNSNFMPGAENCIIILAAGHGKRIKSERSKMLHEIWGLSTVERVYRAAASGLPGANTVIVVGVKAEDVASAVGKRPATRFAFQREQRGTGDAVRVGLSAADTDGMKYCYVLPGDMGLVNADALRDFQKAFTASGNDMMVLTGMYDGPAALNHYGRIVRTKERTADGKATRFPGAVIEIKEYKDITALSADYRVTFKGESFTYTKDELLAAREFNAGVYVFRMEHLAEHINELSSDNAQKELYITDLIALFNRHGRTVGAASPKDSSVVLGFNNKSVLKEMDGIARNRVYERLKDIVTISDEDDFFTADDVIDAIIALDGKGIPLDIVIGKGVHLGAGVTVNYGLTLKKNVFVEGNVVFGRNVTVWANAHLSCYPEQTLTIGDNAEILWGDIIKGNISVGANTRIESSVNITGSDEYPTRIGSNVTIKGTSYLFGSIIDDDVFIEHSVIARRTVRAIRTPSGEIKKVRYVLPEPEGLDAISRAAPVVKK
- the surE gene encoding 5'/3'-nucleotidase SurE, which produces MAILLTNDDGIDAPGIRALTDALSDIDTVYVVAPHVERSGCSHSVLIGRTFGLTDRGNNRYALESTPADCVRAALSGLITGDTIDLVVSGINRGLNAGYDVHYSGTVAAVREALIEGVSGIAFSLDNYLPTAVFDEAARIARSIVVRMRGENAVDAPFCLNVNIPDVPLDRVSGVRVTTLAHRTYEDSLSAVSVDGPRRIVEFRGEIPDGDRSIDTDFGAVKAGYVSVTPLSLRYAAPAAGIAAVFNDLIFRGVS
- a CDS encoding tetratricopeptide repeat protein, which translates into the protein MIAREQWNAILAEGIKLLREEDFTAATEKLETIVKNDPSNAEAAYYLAISYANEKEYDKAIPLFERIMPLLTEPVRVLQAHFLLGYIYAVRDMFELAELELKEVISLGIINAQVYASLGYVYHKRKEYALAVETLKKALAIDPVNGNAHNSLGFIMAEAGDDIDEAIKHIRDALDVSPENPAYFDSLGWAYHKKGDIVNARRYLMKAFQLAPYHEEIKEHLRIVRQVTF
- a CDS encoding flagellar filament outer layer protein FlaA, with protein sequence MKRTLTVIAVIAALATMAFAQGAATAPKSSPSGGVTNVENVTNYVVENFEMATAWEAAMPRDQGIISLLRKEGGPADVRSKGEDANRFIVGLKVEYFRTGYNWFSAVPPRPIKIPGITKQLSVWVAGRNYEHRLYFVISDFYGQVNMLGNEKLNFTGWKQVTAQISPFLPQDEYHSSTERGIHLRGLRIECDPLFTHGKYYVYFDDIVAETDLYLENFRDADDPSDDW
- a CDS encoding flagellar filament outer layer protein FlaA — protein: MKITVRALLSLCVIASALTAQQVTKPVYVESRIMYNFETADEWLPITGSKFLINGKITNENNTELTLPDMKLYPTRPVGMGVLGDDSTNSLGVTVSWFRRGYNYFDITPKVQKRIPGRVKSLDVWVWGGNFMYNMEMHIEDYIGYVHALPMGNLHYVGWRNLTVTIPTAIPQDEPYVPRVKGLKFLRFRLWSTPNERKDRFHVFLDYFKAVTDIFREQYDGDSLEQTLAKELGGAGAEQYSVRSRDGAPEGKTTGGTGGK